The following proteins come from a genomic window of Streptomyces sp. NBC_01716:
- a CDS encoding glycosyltransferase family 2 protein: MIDRQLHRSFSVVVCAYTEERWEDILAAVASVRSQSMPATETLLVVDHNETLRTRLRAEYAGAPAADGGEVRVLANAGPRGLSAGRNTGIAAARGEFVAFLDDDAVAEHDWLRYLAAGFGDARVMAVGGRTLPAWASGSRPVWFPEEFDWVVGCTYRGLPPGKVRVRNILGGNASFRRTAFDAAGGFATGIGRDGDKRPLGCEETELCIRLGEALPHAVLLIDDRAVIHHKVPESRMGFKYFRTRAYAEGLSKALVARSVGAGKGLESERRYATRVLPAGVARGLRDAVRGRGRGGAGRAGAIVAGVLTTAAGFVVGSARTRRGAVTFSSGPISPVAPSASSTPASARESPRGAVV; encoded by the coding sequence TTGATCGACCGTCAGCTCCACCGTTCCTTCTCCGTGGTCGTCTGCGCGTACACGGAGGAACGCTGGGAGGACATTCTCGCCGCGGTCGCCTCCGTACGGAGTCAGTCGATGCCGGCCACGGAGACGCTGCTCGTGGTCGACCACAACGAGACGCTGCGGACGCGGCTTCGCGCGGAGTACGCCGGGGCGCCGGCGGCGGACGGCGGGGAGGTGCGGGTGCTCGCCAACGCGGGCCCCCGCGGGCTCTCCGCCGGACGTAACACCGGAATCGCCGCCGCGCGGGGGGAGTTCGTGGCCTTCCTGGACGACGACGCCGTGGCCGAGCACGACTGGCTGCGGTATCTCGCCGCGGGTTTCGGCGACGCGCGGGTGATGGCGGTCGGCGGCAGGACGCTGCCCGCCTGGGCGTCCGGGAGCCGGCCCGTCTGGTTCCCGGAGGAGTTCGACTGGGTCGTCGGCTGTACGTACCGGGGGCTGCCGCCCGGCAAGGTGCGGGTCCGCAACATCCTGGGCGGCAACGCCTCGTTCCGCCGTACGGCTTTCGACGCGGCGGGCGGCTTCGCGACCGGCATCGGGCGGGACGGCGACAAGCGTCCGCTGGGCTGCGAGGAGACGGAGCTGTGCATCAGGCTCGGTGAGGCCCTGCCGCACGCGGTCCTGCTGATCGACGACCGCGCGGTGATCCACCACAAGGTCCCCGAATCGCGCATGGGGTTCAAGTACTTCCGCACCCGCGCCTACGCCGAAGGGCTCTCGAAGGCGCTGGTCGCCCGAAGTGTGGGCGCGGGCAAGGGACTTGAGTCCGAGCGGCGCTATGCCACCCGGGTGCTGCCCGCGGGGGTGGCACGCGGGCTGCGGGACGCCGTACGGGGCCGGGGGCGCGGCGGCGCGGGGCGGGCCGGGGCGATCGTGGCGGGGGTGCTGACGACGGCGGCCGGTTTTGTGGTGGGCAGTGCCCGGACGCGCCGGGGCGCGGTCACGTTCTCGTCCGGCCCGATCAGCCCGGTGGCCCCCTCGGCTTCGTCAACTCCGGCTTCGGCGCGGGAGAGTCCACGGGGAGCCGTCGTATGA
- a CDS encoding glycosyltransferase family 2 protein gives MPFSGDDLDERVLEGRFRPVSSYLAIAPPVSVVIPAMNEAENLPYVFKTLPDWIHEVVLVDGNSTDGTVGVARELWPGIKVVEQRGKGKGDALISGFAACTGDIIVMIDADGSADGQEIVSYVSALVSGADFAKGSRFANGGGTDDMTPIRKLGNAVLCSVVNAKFGARYTDLCYGYNAFWRHCLDRITLDCTGFEVETLMNIRVVKAGLKVQEIPSHEYDRIHGVSNLRAVRDGLRVLKVILREKGVPRSARRKPRSVRTALPLSVRPGLPGPMIGRGEVS, from the coding sequence ATGCCGTTCTCCGGTGACGACCTGGACGAACGAGTACTCGAAGGCCGGTTCCGGCCGGTCTCCTCGTATCTCGCGATCGCGCCGCCGGTGAGCGTGGTGATCCCCGCGATGAACGAGGCGGAGAATCTGCCGTACGTGTTCAAGACACTGCCCGACTGGATCCATGAAGTCGTCCTCGTGGACGGGAACTCGACCGACGGCACGGTCGGCGTCGCACGGGAGTTGTGGCCCGGCATCAAGGTCGTGGAACAGCGCGGCAAGGGCAAGGGTGACGCCCTGATCAGCGGCTTCGCCGCGTGCACGGGCGACATCATCGTGATGATCGACGCGGACGGCTCGGCCGACGGCCAGGAGATCGTCAGCTATGTGTCGGCCCTGGTCTCGGGCGCCGACTTCGCCAAGGGGTCGCGGTTCGCCAACGGCGGCGGCACGGACGACATGACACCGATCCGCAAGCTCGGCAACGCCGTACTCTGCTCGGTCGTGAACGCCAAGTTCGGCGCCCGCTACACCGACCTCTGCTACGGCTACAACGCCTTCTGGCGGCACTGCCTGGACCGGATCACGCTCGACTGCACCGGGTTCGAGGTCGAGACCCTGATGAACATCCGGGTCGTCAAGGCCGGTCTGAAGGTGCAGGAGATCCCGAGCCACGAGTACGACCGGATCCATGGCGTGAGCAATCTCCGGGCCGTACGCGACGGGCTGCGGGTGCTGAAGGTCATCCTCCGGGAGAAGGGCGTCCCGAGGTCGGCGCGGCGCAAGCCGCGATCCGTCCGGACGGCGCTCCCGCTCTCCGTCCGTCCGGGCCTCCCGGGGCCCATGATCGGGCGGGGGGAGGTGTCTTGA
- a CDS encoding SGNH/GDSL hydrolase family protein produces MKLSRFAALTSTLLLGAVLALTGAGQAQAAENAALDYVALGDSYSSGLGSGSYDSGSGDCKRSSKAYPSLWAAANSPSSFAFTACSGARTGDVTGSQLGPVNSGTDLVSITVGGNDAGFADVMTTCVLQSEASCVARVNQARSYVTNTLPGQLDSVYNAISAKAPAAKVVVIGYPRFYKLNGSCLVGMTETERAAINGAADHLNDLLAKRAADHGYSFADVTGPFTGHEICSSASWLHSVSFPIGESYHPTAQGQSGGYLPAFSSAV; encoded by the coding sequence ATGAAGCTGTCCAGATTCGCCGCCCTGACGTCCACGCTCCTGCTCGGCGCGGTCCTCGCCCTCACCGGGGCCGGCCAGGCCCAGGCGGCCGAGAACGCGGCACTCGACTACGTCGCCCTCGGTGACTCCTACTCATCCGGACTGGGGTCCGGTTCGTACGACAGCGGCAGCGGCGACTGCAAGCGCAGCAGCAAGGCCTACCCGTCCCTCTGGGCCGCGGCCAACTCACCCTCGTCGTTCGCCTTCACCGCCTGCTCGGGCGCTCGTACGGGTGACGTGACCGGCAGTCAGCTCGGCCCCGTCAACTCCGGGACCGACCTCGTCAGCATCACCGTCGGCGGCAACGACGCCGGCTTCGCCGACGTCATGACCACCTGTGTCCTCCAGTCCGAGGCCAGTTGCGTGGCGCGCGTGAACCAGGCCCGCAGCTACGTCACCAACACGCTGCCCGGCCAGCTCGACTCGGTCTACAACGCGATCAGCGCCAAGGCCCCCGCCGCCAAGGTCGTCGTGATCGGCTACCCGCGCTTCTACAAGCTCAACGGCTCCTGCCTGGTGGGCATGACCGAGACCGAGCGCGCCGCGATCAACGGGGCCGCCGACCACCTGAACGACCTGCTCGCCAAGCGTGCCGCCGACCACGGCTACAGCTTCGCGGACGTCACCGGCCCCTTCACCGGTCATGAGATCTGCTCGTCGGCGTCCTGGCTGCACAGCGTCAGTTTTCCGATCGGCGAGTCGTACCACCCCACCGCCCAGGGCCAGTCGGGTGGTTATCTGCCGGCCTTCTCCTCGGCCGTCTGA
- a CDS encoding ABC transporter permease has translation MSTVAYDSTAVLGRHLRRIRHSPGVVVLTQTMPITMLLFFGFVFGSALATPGQEYRAFLVPGLLAATAAGGIMTGMFQSSQDVQRGVMDRFRTMPMSRVAVPLGQTAADLLTTAIGMVPLVLVGLAVGWRIEGGAPGALGAFGLLLLFRFATNWVGAYLGLLIRNEEIAGQLGSVTFVLPLLSNAYIPTDGLPGWLRTVAEWNPISAVAAAVRDLCGNASPSADAAWPSANPVLGALLWGLVILAVFVPLTVRAYTRSGE, from the coding sequence ATGAGCACCGTCGCCTACGACAGCACCGCCGTCCTCGGCCGCCATCTGCGGCGGATCAGACACTCCCCCGGCGTGGTCGTCCTCACCCAGACCATGCCGATCACGATGCTGCTGTTCTTCGGGTTCGTCTTCGGCAGCGCGCTCGCGACACCGGGCCAGGAGTACCGCGCCTTCCTGGTGCCTGGGCTGCTGGCGGCCACGGCGGCCGGAGGCATCATGACCGGCATGTTCCAGTCCTCCCAGGACGTCCAGCGCGGGGTGATGGACCGGTTCCGTACGATGCCGATGAGCCGGGTCGCCGTACCGCTGGGCCAGACCGCGGCGGATCTGCTCACCACAGCGATCGGCATGGTCCCGCTCGTACTGGTCGGTCTCGCGGTGGGCTGGCGGATCGAGGGCGGCGCGCCCGGCGCGCTCGGGGCCTTCGGTCTGCTGCTGCTCTTCCGCTTCGCGACCAACTGGGTCGGCGCGTATCTCGGACTGCTCATCCGCAACGAGGAGATCGCAGGACAGCTGGGCAGCGTCACCTTCGTCCTGCCGCTGCTCTCGAACGCGTACATCCCCACCGACGGCCTGCCCGGCTGGCTCCGCACCGTCGCCGAGTGGAACCCGATCAGCGCGGTGGCGGCGGCCGTACGCGATCTGTGCGGCAACGCGTCGCCGAGCGCCGACGCGGCCTGGCCTTCGGCCAATCCGGTACTGGGTGCCCTGCTCTGGGGTCTGGTGATCCTGGCGGTGTTCGTACCGCTGACGGTCCGCGCCTACACGCGAAGCGGCGAATAG
- a CDS encoding ATP-binding cassette domain-containing protein codes for MDTTYAVLSEGLKKRFGDVHALRGLDLAVARGTVCGVLGPNGAGKTTAVRVLTTLSAPDGGSARVAGHDIVKEPAAVRLAIGVAGQYASVDSELTGRENLRLFARLLRLRGAAGRARADELLERFDLTEAADRAARTYSGGMRRRLDLASSLLTRPQVLFLDEPTTGLDPQSRGRIWTAVRELADEGTTVLLTTQYLEEADRLADDIVLIDHGRAAHRGTPAELKSLIGSYAEVVLAGDAPRPAFVAAAGVLDQLTGAEPVIDRERRTVGAVAAGGTLTLPRIVRELDAAGVPVVDAALRPPTLDEVFLRLTGGAGATEAAGRTGRTVRPASRTTTEESAA; via the coding sequence ATGGATACTACGTACGCCGTACTTAGTGAAGGTCTGAAGAAGCGGTTCGGTGACGTCCACGCCCTGCGCGGGCTGGATCTCGCCGTCGCCCGGGGCACCGTCTGCGGGGTGCTGGGACCGAACGGCGCGGGCAAGACCACCGCCGTACGCGTCCTCACCACGCTCAGCGCACCCGACGGCGGATCCGCCCGCGTCGCCGGGCACGACATCGTCAAGGAGCCGGCCGCGGTACGCCTTGCGATCGGCGTCGCCGGCCAGTACGCCTCCGTGGACAGCGAGTTGACCGGCCGGGAGAATCTCCGGCTCTTCGCGAGACTGCTCCGGCTGCGGGGAGCGGCCGGCCGGGCCCGCGCCGACGAGCTGCTGGAGCGGTTCGACCTCACCGAAGCGGCCGACCGGGCGGCCCGTACCTACTCCGGCGGTATGCGCCGCCGCCTCGACCTGGCGTCCAGCCTGCTCACCAGGCCCCAGGTGCTCTTCCTCGACGAGCCGACGACCGGTCTCGACCCGCAGAGCCGCGGGCGGATCTGGACGGCGGTACGCGAACTGGCCGACGAGGGCACGACCGTCCTGCTGACCACGCAGTATCTGGAGGAGGCCGACCGGCTGGCCGACGACATCGTGCTGATCGACCACGGCCGGGCCGCGCACCGGGGCACCCCCGCGGAGCTCAAGTCCCTCATCGGGTCGTACGCGGAGGTCGTGCTGGCCGGTGACGCCCCGCGGCCGGCGTTCGTCGCGGCGGCGGGCGTGCTCGACCAACTGACCGGCGCCGAGCCGGTGATCGACCGGGAGCGCCGGACGGTGGGGGCCGTGGCGGCGGGCGGCACGCTCACCCTCCCCCGGATCGTCCGCGAACTGGACGCCGCCGGGGTGCCGGTGGTCGACGCCGCCCTGCGCCCGCCGACACTCGACGAGGTGTTCCTGCGCCTGACCGGCGGCGCGGGGGCGACCGAGGCCGCCGGCCGGACGGGCCGGACGGTGCGACCCGCGTCCCGTACGACCACCGAGGAGAGTGCCGCATGA
- a CDS encoding TetR/AcrR family transcriptional regulator has protein sequence MAGRPAEPEVIWSRPERAARGPRPAYTRAEIAAVAVRIADADGMEAVSMRRVAAELGCGTMSLYNYVPRKEDLYELMADVVAAEYELPERPTGDWRADLTALAHRARAMMRRHPWMSRLMSATYGFSPNAMKFLEFSLWCLDPLDLPYGRKMELVAMVNGIVTTYVANEIQTAERTRSLPWSAEREHEIRMAYLFQQISSGQYPRMAAAFAEDSGPVDMEAYFDRALNRVLDAFGSD, from the coding sequence ATGGCGGGGAGACCTGCTGAACCCGAAGTGATCTGGTCGCGTCCCGAGCGCGCGGCCCGTGGCCCCAGGCCCGCGTACACCCGCGCCGAGATCGCGGCCGTCGCCGTACGGATCGCGGACGCCGACGGCATGGAAGCCGTCTCGATGCGCCGTGTGGCCGCCGAGCTGGGCTGCGGCACGATGTCGCTCTACAACTACGTGCCGCGCAAGGAGGACCTGTACGAGCTGATGGCCGACGTGGTCGCCGCCGAGTACGAACTGCCCGAGCGGCCCACCGGCGACTGGCGGGCCGATCTGACGGCCCTGGCCCACCGCGCTCGGGCGATGATGCGGCGCCATCCGTGGATGTCGCGCCTGATGTCGGCGACGTACGGCTTCAGCCCGAACGCGATGAAGTTCCTTGAGTTCAGCCTCTGGTGCCTGGACCCGCTCGACCTGCCGTACGGCCGGAAGATGGAACTGGTGGCCATGGTGAACGGCATCGTCACCACGTACGTCGCCAACGAGATCCAGACCGCCGAGCGCACCCGGTCACTGCCCTGGTCGGCCGAGCGGGAGCACGAGATCCGGATGGCCTATCTCTTCCAGCAGATCTCCTCCGGGCAGTACCCCCGGATGGCGGCGGCCTTCGCGGAGGACTCGGGACCCGTCGACATGGAGGCCTACTTCGACCGGGCGCTGAACCGGGTGCTGGACGCGTTCGGGAGCGACTGA
- a CDS encoding type ISP restriction/modification enzyme — MTAPLLSDLMPWSAAPLRLGRGWILAPDAASLTARWDTLIRATGAEREALFRPTRSRTPHSAVAALPGQLTGTGRFARESGRCPEPLRVGHGPFDERYLIPDHRLIDAARPELWRVADGRQLFAVEQGFVPGAKGPALLVSALLPDGRSPAGRPGRIRPLYRRPGGVEPNVTPGLLASLSGRLGIEVTPGRLLDWAVAAARPSPRGCVVPLTTDPDLWTTGVELGALLTGVQLRGARGGERRRLPGGRRPYVRAAIPARPTTIGYDSEDETLHLGDGRISPVPAEAWDFQVGGVRMIELWFERRAEPPEPGTLEAIGPRAWPQGWTSELLDLITVLALLAGLRPRQRELGEALEAGPVIGTDELRAAGVLPVPDTARRPASVLDHHEEGPEGQFALI; from the coding sequence ATGACGGCCCCGCTGCTGAGCGACCTCATGCCGTGGTCGGCGGCGCCGCTGCGGCTCGGCCGCGGCTGGATCCTGGCGCCCGACGCCGCGTCGCTCACCGCGCGCTGGGACACGCTGATACGGGCCACGGGCGCCGAGCGCGAGGCGCTGTTCCGGCCGACCCGGTCCCGTACGCCGCACAGCGCGGTCGCCGCGCTGCCGGGACAGCTCACCGGCACGGGGAGGTTCGCACGGGAGTCCGGGCGGTGCCCGGAGCCGTTGCGGGTGGGGCACGGACCGTTCGACGAGCGCTATCTGATCCCCGACCACCGGCTGATCGACGCGGCCAGGCCGGAGCTGTGGCGGGTCGCCGACGGGCGTCAGCTCTTCGCGGTGGAGCAGGGGTTCGTCCCCGGCGCCAAGGGGCCGGCGCTGCTGGTGAGCGCCCTGCTGCCGGACGGGCGCTCGCCCGCCGGGCGGCCGGGCCGGATCCGGCCGCTCTACCGGCGGCCGGGCGGCGTCGAACCCAATGTGACGCCCGGCCTCCTGGCGTCGCTGAGCGGGCGCCTGGGAATCGAGGTCACACCGGGGCGGTTGCTCGACTGGGCGGTCGCGGCTGCCCGGCCCTCGCCGCGCGGCTGCGTGGTGCCGCTGACCACCGACCCGGACCTGTGGACCACCGGTGTGGAGCTCGGCGCTCTGCTGACCGGCGTCCAACTGCGCGGCGCCCGGGGCGGGGAGCGCCGCCGGCTGCCCGGCGGCCGGCGCCCGTACGTACGCGCCGCGATCCCCGCCCGCCCCACGACGATCGGTTACGACTCCGAGGACGAGACGCTCCACCTGGGTGACGGCCGGATCTCACCCGTGCCGGCGGAGGCGTGGGACTTCCAGGTGGGCGGCGTACGGATGATCGAGCTGTGGTTCGAGCGCCGCGCCGAGCCACCTGAGCCCGGCACCCTGGAGGCGATCGGTCCGCGTGCCTGGCCGCAGGGGTGGACCTCGGAGCTTCTCGATCTGATCACGGTGCTGGCGCTGCTCGCCGGACTGCGGCCCCGGCAGCGGGAGTTGGGCGAGGCGCTGGAGGCGGGTCCGGTGATCGGCACCGACGAGTTGCGGGCCGCGGGGGTGCTCCCCGTACCGGACACCGCCCGGCGGCCCGCCTCCGTGCTAGACCACCACGAGGAGGGCCCGGAGGGGCAGTTCGCCCTCATCTGA
- a CDS encoding GntR family transcriptional regulator produces MTAFAPDSLVLNRKLPLWYQVSQSLRASILGRRPHDPLRLPTEEQLAEHYGVSVLTMRQALKELEQEGLISRHRRRGTFIEPGARRGAPRRLLGSVDAVVAQQSGDRTTVIGHGREPVPGELAEYFPGVDEVALYRRLRRDGESGEPVNWAENAVRTEIADRLDPGDLERWPMTKVLRDVLGVRIGRITDTVEATLADPATAGLLQVPLLSPILHYTGVTCDADGRVVDVARIRYRGDRFSFSVTMETD; encoded by the coding sequence GTGACCGCCTTCGCACCCGATTCGCTGGTCCTCAACCGCAAACTGCCGCTCTGGTATCAGGTCTCGCAGTCGCTGCGTGCCTCCATACTCGGCCGGCGCCCGCACGATCCGCTGCGCCTTCCCACGGAGGAGCAGTTGGCGGAGCACTACGGCGTCAGTGTGCTGACGATGCGTCAGGCCCTCAAGGAGCTGGAGCAGGAGGGCCTGATCAGCCGGCACCGGCGGCGCGGCACGTTCATCGAGCCGGGCGCGCGGCGCGGTGCGCCCCGCCGGCTGCTGGGCTCCGTCGACGCGGTGGTGGCACAGCAGTCGGGCGATCGGACGACGGTGATCGGCCACGGCCGGGAACCGGTGCCCGGCGAACTGGCCGAGTACTTCCCCGGTGTCGATGAGGTGGCCCTCTACCGGCGGCTGCGCCGGGACGGCGAGAGCGGCGAGCCGGTCAACTGGGCGGAGAACGCTGTCCGTACGGAGATCGCGGACCGGCTCGATCCCGGCGATCTGGAGCGCTGGCCGATGACCAAGGTGCTGCGCGACGTGCTGGGGGTGCGCATCGGCCGGATCACGGACACGGTGGAGGCCACGCTCGCCGACCCGGCCACGGCCGGTCTGCTCCAAGTGCCGCTGCTCAGCCCGATCCTGCACTACACGGGTGTCACGTGCGACGCGGACGGCCGGGTGGTGGACGTGGCCAGGATCCGCTACCGGGGCGACCGCTTCTCCTTCTCGGTGACCATGGAGACGGACTGA
- the hmgA gene encoding homogentisate 1,2-dioxygenase, with the protein MSGIEQARKTAESLAYATGFGNEHSSEAVAGALPVGRNSPQRAPLGLYAEQLSGSAFTEPRAHNRRSWLYRIRPSAAHPPFTRTGNGTLRGAPFTDSVPDPNRLRWNPLPAPAPGTDFLAGLWTLGGNGDAARRTGMAVHLYHANSPMTDRVFSDSDGELLIVPEHGGLLIVTEFGLLAARPGDIALIPRGVRFRVELLDETARGYVCENYGRPFVLPDLGPIGANGLANARDFLSPVAAYEDVERPTEVINKFCGNLWTATYDHSPLDVVAWHGNHLPYVYDLRRFNVIGTISYDHPDPSIFTVLTSPSDTPGLAGVDFVVFAPRWLVGENTFRPPYFHRNVMSEYMGLIEGAYDAKAEGFVPGGGSLHNMMSAHGPDRETFDRASGAELRPQRIDDGLAFMFETRWPVTATAQAATAGHRQTGYDKVWQGLERHFRPTPGPAPTDRP; encoded by the coding sequence ATGAGCGGCATCGAGCAGGCCAGGAAGACGGCCGAGAGCCTGGCCTACGCCACGGGCTTCGGCAACGAGCACAGCTCGGAGGCCGTCGCGGGCGCCCTGCCCGTCGGACGCAACTCGCCGCAGAGAGCGCCGCTCGGCCTGTACGCCGAGCAGTTGAGCGGCAGCGCGTTCACCGAGCCCCGCGCGCACAACCGCCGCTCCTGGCTCTACCGGATCCGCCCGTCGGCCGCGCACCCGCCGTTCACCCGGACCGGCAACGGCACGCTGCGCGGCGCCCCGTTCACCGATTCCGTGCCCGACCCCAACCGGCTGCGCTGGAACCCGCTGCCGGCGCCCGCGCCCGGCACGGACTTCCTGGCGGGCCTCTGGACGCTCGGCGGCAACGGGGACGCCGCGCGGCGCACGGGCATGGCCGTGCACCTGTACCACGCCAACTCCCCCATGACCGACCGGGTGTTCAGCGACTCCGACGGCGAGCTGCTGATCGTCCCCGAGCACGGCGGACTGCTGATCGTCACGGAGTTCGGCCTGCTGGCCGCCCGCCCCGGCGACATCGCGCTGATCCCGCGCGGCGTGCGTTTCCGGGTCGAGCTGCTGGACGAGACGGCGCGCGGATACGTCTGCGAGAACTACGGCCGTCCGTTCGTCCTCCCCGATCTCGGCCCGATCGGCGCCAACGGGCTGGCGAACGCACGGGACTTCCTCTCCCCCGTCGCCGCCTACGAGGACGTCGAGCGCCCGACCGAGGTGATCAACAAGTTCTGCGGGAACCTGTGGACCGCGACGTACGACCACTCCCCGCTCGATGTCGTCGCCTGGCACGGCAACCACCTGCCGTACGTCTACGATCTGCGCCGTTTCAATGTGATCGGCACGATCAGCTACGACCACCCGGATCCGTCGATCTTCACGGTGCTGACCTCGCCGTCCGACACCCCGGGACTGGCGGGCGTCGACTTCGTGGTCTTCGCGCCGCGCTGGCTGGTCGGCGAGAACACCTTCCGGCCGCCGTACTTCCACCGCAATGTGATGAGCGAGTACATGGGGCTGATCGAGGGCGCGTACGACGCCAAGGCGGAAGGCTTCGTCCCCGGCGGCGGCTCGCTGCACAACATGATGTCGGCGCACGGGCCCGACCGGGAGACGTTCGACCGGGCCAGCGGCGCCGAGCTGAGGCCGCAGCGGATCGACGACGGGCTCGCCTTCATGTTCGAGACGCGCTGGCCGGTGACCGCCACCGCCCAGGCGGCGACGGCCGGACATCGTCAGACGGGTTACGACAAGGTGTGGCAGGGTCTGGAGCGCCACTTCAGGCCCACGCCCGGACCGGCCCCCACCGACAGACCCTGA
- a CDS encoding TetR family transcriptional regulator — MPVYGVGADTHEGLRRVPVQQRSAVRLARILDACAELLDETGYEELSTRAVATRAGVPIGSVYRFFGNKRAMTDALARRNLDSYADRVERRLATIPAADWQAALDAVLDEYLAMKRTVPGFGLVDFGTRVPAGPPGPPAARTADGEPVPDANHRVADRLTALLAAQLGRSPDAVPRRMVLVAVEAADALFQLAFRDDASGDPDIIVETRELVRAYLARTLG; from the coding sequence TTGCCCGTGTACGGAGTCGGCGCCGACACCCACGAGGGCCTCCGCAGGGTCCCCGTGCAGCAGCGCAGCGCGGTGCGGCTCGCCCGGATCCTCGACGCCTGCGCCGAACTGCTGGACGAGACCGGCTACGAGGAGCTGTCCACCCGCGCCGTCGCCACCCGCGCGGGCGTGCCCATCGGCTCGGTGTACCGCTTCTTCGGGAACAAGCGCGCCATGACCGACGCGCTCGCCCGGCGCAATCTGGACAGCTACGCCGACCGCGTCGAGCGCCGGCTCGCCACGATCCCGGCCGCCGACTGGCAGGCCGCGCTGGACGCGGTGCTGGATGAGTACCTCGCCATGAAGCGCACGGTGCCCGGCTTCGGGCTGGTCGACTTCGGCACCAGGGTCCCGGCGGGGCCGCCCGGTCCGCCCGCCGCGCGGACCGCCGACGGCGAGCCGGTGCCCGACGCCAACCACCGGGTCGCGGACCGCCTCACCGCCCTGCTCGCCGCGCAGCTCGGCCGCTCCCCGGACGCCGTACCGCGCCGGATGGTCCTGGTCGCCGTCGAGGCGGCGGACGCGCTGTTCCAACTCGCCTTCCGTGACGACGCGTCGGGCGATCCGGACATCATCGTGGAGACGCGTGAGCTGGTCCGCGCGTATCTGGCGCGCACGCTGGGCTGA